One window of the Novosphingobium sp. KACC 22771 genome contains the following:
- a CDS encoding GMC family oxidoreductase — translation MSDTFDYIVIGSGSAGSLLANRLSADPANRVALIEAGPSDRQWPVNIKTIMPVGNIFLIPHERYNWKHSLSGNEAIGGRSIGFPRGKLLGGCSAINGGVYIRGQREDYDGWERAGNEGWSYQDVLPAFMAVENYAGADKPWHGKGGELDVQRPASLNPITHAIIAAAGQAGHARNEDFAGEKQTGFGPYDLNQRRGTRLSSARAFLHPVLGRRNLTVLSDTLARRILIDRGRAYGVEIEQAGQRRVLSARREVVLCGGAINSPQLLMLSGIGPAAHLRDKGIDVLCDLPGVGAHLQDHPTVHLSMENPSAESYALSPRTYGRALLSPLRYLLRREGMLASNVAECGGFLCTDGSGRPDIQITFLVGLKANARVIPSEHGYMALVQLLRPKSQGSVRLASNRAEDKAVIDPNFFADPYDMRTLIAGFREARRIFAQPALAPMTGAEIEPGAHVQSDAQIDQALRQIVNTAYHPTGTCKMGPDSDPMAVVDGRLRVRGVSGLRVVDASVMPEIISGNTSAPTMMIAQRAAAFILEDAASSNIAA, via the coding sequence GTGAGCGACACATTCGATTATATCGTCATCGGTTCGGGATCGGCGGGCAGTCTGCTGGCCAATCGCCTGTCGGCCGATCCAGCCAACCGGGTCGCGTTGATCGAGGCGGGGCCGTCCGACCGCCAGTGGCCGGTCAATATCAAAACGATCATGCCGGTGGGCAATATCTTCCTGATCCCGCATGAACGCTATAACTGGAAGCACAGCCTGTCGGGCAATGAGGCGATCGGCGGGCGCAGCATCGGCTTTCCCCGCGGCAAATTGCTGGGCGGTTGCAGCGCGATCAACGGCGGCGTCTATATCAGGGGCCAGCGCGAGGATTATGACGGCTGGGAGCGTGCGGGCAACGAAGGCTGGTCGTATCAGGATGTCCTTCCCGCGTTCATGGCGGTGGAAAATTACGCCGGGGCAGATAAACCATGGCATGGCAAGGGCGGCGAACTCGATGTTCAGCGTCCCGCCTCGCTCAACCCCATTACCCATGCGATCATCGCGGCGGCGGGGCAGGCGGGCCACGCCCGCAACGAGGATTTCGCGGGCGAGAAGCAGACCGGTTTCGGCCCCTATGACCTCAACCAGCGGCGCGGCACCCGCCTGTCGAGCGCGCGGGCCTTTCTGCATCCGGTGCTGGGTCGGCGCAATCTGACCGTGCTGTCCGACACTCTGGCGCGGCGTATCCTGATTGACCGGGGCCGCGCCTATGGCGTGGAGATCGAGCAGGCCGGACAAAGGCGCGTGCTTTCCGCCCGGCGCGAGGTGGTCCTGTGCGGCGGGGCGATCAATTCGCCGCAATTGCTGATGCTTTCGGGGATCGGCCCTGCGGCGCATCTGCGCGACAAGGGCATCGATGTGCTGTGCGATCTGCCCGGTGTGGGCGCGCATTTGCAGGATCATCCCACGGTCCACCTGTCGATGGAAAACCCCAGCGCGGAATCCTATGCGCTTTCGCCGCGCACTTATGGCCGCGCTTTGCTCAGTCCTTTGCGCTATCTGCTGCGGCGCGAGGGCATGTTGGCCAGCAATGTGGCCGAATGCGGCGGTTTCCTGTGCACCGACGGCAGCGGGCGGCCCGATATTCAGATCACCTTTCTGGTTGGGCTGAAGGCCAATGCGCGCGTCATTCCTTCCGAGCATGGCTATATGGCGCTGGTCCAGTTGCTCCGCCCGAAAAGTCAGGGATCGGTGCGTCTTGCCAGCAACCGGGCGGAGGACAAGGCGGTCATTGACCCCAATTTCTTTGCCGATCCCTATGACATGCGCACGTTGATCGCCGGTTTCCGCGAGGCGCGCCGCATTTTTGCCCAGCCGGCTCTGGCGCCGATGACCGGGGCAGAGATCGAGCCGGGCGCCCATGTGCAGAGCGACGCACAGATCGACCAGGCCCTGCGCCAGATCGTCAACACCGCCTATCACCCCACCGGCACCTGCAAGATGGGGCCGGACAGCGATCCGATGGCGGTCGTCGATGGGCGGCTGCGCGTGCGGGGCGTGTCGGGTCTGCGCGTGGTTGATGCATCGGTAATGCCCGAAATCATCAGCGGCAACACCAGCGCCCCCACGATGATGATTGCCCAGCGCGCCGCCGCTTTCATTCTGGAAGACGCCGCAAGTTCGAACATCGCGGCCTGA
- a CDS encoding MFS transporter, which produces MALGATEMPCRPARGVRLYRLGVVMLIALTVVLDGLDNQMLGLAAPALLHEWGLKRSVLGGIFALGFVGMALGTLLAGQIGDQYGRRVALLLGVALFGAATLATGYAGAVWHLALLKAVAGVGLGGVPGTAAAMIAEFTTARWRSLAVTFGVVCVSIGGILGGGMAATLLPLLGWRWLFWASGALTMVVALILLRCLPESPGFMARDATRRDELARLLRRLGEASAAAPPRAVVALPPMGELMKGDLARSTMGLSAAMLSGMFLIYLMFNWAPMLLSAQGFSLRETSLGLTWFNMGGTLGAMLAALAIMRVGSRLTLPLMAGLGALVCALLASLPTLLAGHGAGVMVGLALLGLTASAAQSAMFALGAHAFPLPLRARGMGLMGAAGRIGALASAFAGSWLVVGWSGFFATLGALMVVNMASFLAVRGHIPPLGRGRTEDLQG; this is translated from the coding sequence TTGGCCCTTGGTGCAACAGAAATGCCCTGCCGTCCGGCGCGTGGGGTCCGGCTTTATCGGCTGGGCGTGGTGATGCTGATTGCCCTGACGGTCGTGCTGGACGGGCTGGACAATCAGATGCTCGGTCTGGCCGCTCCGGCTCTGCTGCATGAATGGGGGCTGAAACGCAGCGTTCTGGGCGGCATTTTTGCGCTGGGTTTCGTGGGCATGGCTTTGGGCACATTGCTGGCGGGCCAGATCGGCGATCAGTATGGGCGCCGCGTGGCACTGTTGCTGGGGGTGGCGCTGTTCGGCGCGGCGACGCTGGCGACCGGCTATGCCGGGGCGGTCTGGCATCTGGCGCTGCTCAAGGCTGTGGCCGGGGTCGGGCTGGGCGGTGTGCCCGGCACGGCGGCGGCGATGATCGCCGAATTCACCACGGCCCGCTGGCGCAGTCTGGCGGTTACATTCGGCGTGGTCTGCGTGTCGATCGGCGGCATTCTGGGCGGCGGCATGGCAGCAACGCTCCTGCCCTTGCTGGGCTGGCGCTGGCTGTTTTGGGCCAGCGGGGCGCTGACCATGGTGGTTGCCCTGATCCTGCTGCGCTGTCTGCCGGAATCGCCGGGCTTTATGGCGCGTGATGCAACCCGGCGGGATGAACTGGCCCGGCTGCTGCGGCGGCTGGGGGAAGCCTCCGCTGCTGCGCCGCCCCGTGCCGTTGTGGCCCTCCCCCCAATGGGAGAATTGATGAAGGGCGATCTGGCGCGCAGCACGATGGGGCTTTCCGCCGCGATGCTCTCGGGCATGTTTCTGATCTATCTGATGTTCAACTGGGCACCCATGCTGCTCTCGGCGCAGGGCTTCTCGTTGCGGGAAACCAGTCTGGGTCTGACATGGTTCAACATGGGCGGCACGCTGGGGGCGATGCTGGCGGCTCTGGCGATCATGCGGGTGGGGTCGCGGCTGACGCTGCCGCTTATGGCTGGACTTGGGGCTTTGGTCTGCGCCTTGCTGGCCTCTCTGCCAACGCTGTTGGCCGGACATGGGGCGGGCGTGATGGTCGGGCTGGCCCTGCTGGGCCTGACGGCCAGCGCGGCGCAATCGGCCATGTTCGCGCTGGGCGCGCATGCCTTTCCTTTGCCACTACGGGCGCGAGGCATGGGGCTGATGGGGGCGGCCGGGCGCATCGGCGCGCTGGCCAGCGCCTTTGCCGGATCGTGGCTGGTGGTGGGCTGGTCAGGCTTTTTCGCCACGCTGGGCGCGCTGATGGTGGTCAATATGGCAAGTTTTCTGGCCGTTCGCGGCCATATCCCCCCGCTGGGCCGGGGCAGAACCGAGGATCTTCAAGGGTGA
- a CDS encoding aldehyde dehydrogenase family protein: MRKPPAMLDRIEQDMLIGGARVPALSGQRFETRNPATGDLLARVAQGGAEDVDRAVKAARAAFEGPWRRMKPAERQRIMLRLADLVEEHFEELAMLDTLDLGAPVSRTILGKGRAGALLRYYAGQATLIAGDTLPNSAPGDVLSHTLKEPIGVVAAINPWNGPIGMSVWKAAPVLASGCTMVMKPAEQTPLSALRFGELCLEAGVPEGVINVLTGLGDAGAALSSHPGIDKIAFTGSTGVGEKILHAAASTMKRVSVELGGKSPNIVFADADLDKAVPAAAMAVFANAGQICSAGTRLFVQRSIHDEFMARLADYTRTIRVGDPLDPETQIGPVVSAPQMERILSFIEGAGQEGARTLVGGARMGGDGLDKGFFVEPTIFTGVADDMTIAREEVFGPVLCAFAFDTIDEVLARANATPFGLGSGVWTRDLSTAHRMARGIQAGSVWVNCYQMLDPGVPFGGYKLSGFGRESGPHHIEDYLETKAVWINLD; encoded by the coding sequence ATGCGCAAGCCTCCCGCCATGCTCGACCGGATCGAGCAGGACATGCTGATCGGCGGCGCGCGCGTGCCTGCCCTGTCGGGCCAGCGATTTGAAACGCGCAATCCGGCCACCGGCGATCTGCTGGCCCGCGTGGCGCAGGGCGGAGCGGAGGATGTTGATCGCGCCGTAAAGGCGGCCCGCGCCGCCTTTGAAGGCCCATGGCGTCGGATGAAGCCGGCCGAGCGCCAGCGCATCATGCTGCGTCTGGCCGATTTGGTCGAGGAGCATTTTGAGGAACTGGCGATGCTCGACACGCTCGATCTGGGCGCGCCGGTGTCGCGCACGATTTTGGGCAAGGGGCGTGCGGGCGCGCTGCTGCGCTATTACGCGGGGCAGGCAACCTTGATCGCGGGCGACACTTTGCCCAATTCGGCGCCGGGCGATGTGCTCTCGCATACGCTCAAAGAACCGATCGGCGTGGTGGCGGCCATCAACCCGTGGAACGGCCCCATCGGCATGTCGGTGTGGAAGGCGGCGCCGGTGTTGGCCAGCGGTTGCACCATGGTGATGAAACCGGCTGAACAGACCCCGCTCTCGGCGCTGCGCTTTGGTGAATTGTGCCTTGAGGCCGGGGTGCCCGAAGGCGTCATCAATGTGTTGACCGGGCTTGGCGATGCGGGGGCGGCGCTGTCCTCGCATCCCGGCATCGACAAGATTGCCTTTACCGGATCGACCGGCGTGGGCGAAAAAATCCTGCATGCCGCCGCCTCGACCATGAAGCGGGTGAGCGTGGAACTAGGCGGAAAATCGCCCAATATTGTCTTTGCCGACGCTGATCTGGACAAGGCGGTGCCTGCCGCCGCCATGGCCGTTTTTGCCAATGCGGGGCAGATTTGCAGCGCGGGTACGCGCCTGTTTGTCCAGCGTTCGATCCATGATGAATTCATGGCCCGACTGGCCGATTACACTCGGACCATTCGCGTGGGCGATCCGCTGGACCCGGAAACGCAGATCGGGCCAGTGGTGTCCGCGCCTCAGATGGAGCGTATCCTGAGCTTTATCGAAGGGGCAGGGCAGGAGGGCGCCCGCACGCTGGTGGGCGGGGCGCGCATGGGCGGCGATGGTCTGGACAAGGGGTTCTTTGTTGAACCCACAATCTTTACCGGCGTGGCCGACGATATGACCATCGCGCGTGAGGAAGTGTTCGGCCCGGTCCTATGCGCCTTTGCCTTTGATACGATTGACGAAGTGCTGGCCCGCGCCAATGCCACGCCCTTTGGTCTGGGCAGCGGGGTGTGGACGCGCGACCTGTCTACCGCGCATCGCATGGCGCGGGGCATTCAGGCCGGGTCGGTCTGGGTCAATTGCTATCAGATGCTCGATCCGGGCGTGCCTTTCGGCGGTTACAAGCTGAGCGGGTTTGGCCGCGAATCCGGGCCGCATCACATTGAGGATTATCTGGAAACCAAAGCTGTGTGGATCAATCTGGACTGA
- a CDS encoding SDR family NAD(P)-dependent oxidoreductase, which produces MSDTFTLPANGSFSFEGRSALVTGGGRGVGEAIAREIHAGGGKVAVSDVDPVTAQAVADSLDPTGATAMAITLDVRAKDDFIAARDRMAAAWGRVDIVVNNAGYAKRTPTQDITPEEFDEIVQINMRSVFLSCQIFSRHMREHGYGRIVNITSLAGQNGGTVASPHYAASKAGAIMLTKYFARELAGTGVTVNAIAPGPIDTAKGRLSEEQIARVEGEVPIGRFMQVGEIAAAAALLASDRGGFFVGATLDMNGGLYLR; this is translated from the coding sequence ATGTCCGACACATTCACCCTGCCCGCCAATGGCAGCTTTTCCTTTGAAGGGCGCAGCGCCCTTGTGACCGGAGGCGGCCGGGGCGTGGGCGAGGCCATCGCCCGCGAGATCCATGCAGGCGGCGGTAAAGTGGCCGTCAGCGATGTCGATCCAGTTACCGCGCAGGCGGTGGCCGATTCGCTCGACCCCACCGGGGCCACCGCGATGGCGATCACACTGGATGTGCGCGCCAAGGATGATTTCATCGCCGCGCGCGACCGGATGGCGGCCGCATGGGGCCGGGTGGATATTGTCGTCAACAATGCCGGCTATGCCAAACGCACCCCGACGCAGGACATCACCCCCGAAGAATTCGACGAAATCGTCCAGATCAACATGCGCAGCGTATTCCTGAGCTGTCAGATCTTTTCCCGGCACATGCGCGAACACGGCTATGGCCGCATCGTCAACATCACCTCGCTGGCCGGGCAGAACGGCGGTACGGTCGCCTCGCCTCATTATGCCGCGTCCAAGGCGGGCGCCATCATGCTGACCAAATATTTCGCGCGCGAACTGGCCGGGACCGGCGTGACCGTCAACGCCATTGCCCCCGGCCCCATCGACACCGCCAAGGGGCGGTTGAGCGAGGAGCAGATCGCCCGCGTCGAGGGCGAAGTGCCGATTGGCCGTTTCATGCAGGTGGGCGAAATCGCGGCGGCGGCGGCCCTGTTGGCCTCGGACCGGGGCGGTTTTTTCGTGGGCGCCACGCTGGATATGAACGGCGGGCTTTACCTGCGCTGA
- a CDS encoding TonB-dependent receptor, with product MAQQATPPATAPASEDIIVTAQRRETTVREVPFSMAAFGGEQLRTQQVFSPAALVQQIPGITINTADKSLSIVAIRGNVSTFRTATLDTPVAYFMDDVYYVFNNDLNANFYDIQRVEVLRGPQGTLFGRNVVGGAISVVTNNPVMKDDYFGEVTAGNGGYLRTEGMLNTTLVDDKLAARISFSTEHSDGLINTPNQSGHYGQTDGYAMRGKLLFKPSDRLKIILAGDYSYTSGNGGAIQLGIGGNQTIPATFGNFTDARWTNNDYARSPYTQRLRGGYLRGDLDLLGGTLTAITGYRMNDSHAINDDVPTGTVTPVFDRRQDVRNRSFTQELRFASAPNRLSYVVGAYFLSADVSTTNTFNYSPLPGSATGGAIRPNPGITNIVRVQNGDVRSIAVFGEATFKVTEKLALVAGGRFTSDRKNITYHAYSNSDPGAIAAFGFPGEVNAAGGKTWDAFTPRFTVKYEPVRKVNLYATFARGFKSGGFVDNAYRNPTIPLEPEKARNIEIGAKTRLIDNKLDFNVSIFDQKTNNLQNFSGAGGIAHTYNGTLQMRGLEMESVFRPTPALRFSANYTHLAGRYTSLRDPLVNVDYSGNPAKFAPRDAFTIGASYALALPSGATLTPQADFSYSARISTDDANTLRLYPNLYDKTEGKTLNARLTFEAPSKRWQINAWVKNLTNNYQIVNADDITSFLAVPGRGATYWKIFTNQPRTFGLTFSLHP from the coding sequence ATGGCCCAGCAAGCAACACCCCCGGCCACCGCGCCGGCCAGCGAGGATATCATTGTCACGGCCCAGCGCCGCGAAACCACCGTGCGCGAAGTACCCTTTTCGATGGCGGCCTTTGGCGGCGAGCAACTGCGCACCCAGCAGGTGTTCAGCCCCGCCGCCCTCGTGCAACAGATCCCCGGCATCACCATCAACACGGCCGACAAATCGCTTTCCATCGTGGCGATCCGCGGCAATGTTTCCACCTTCCGCACCGCCACGCTGGATACGCCCGTCGCCTATTTCATGGATGACGTCTATTATGTGTTCAACAATGACCTGAACGCCAATTTCTATGACATCCAACGCGTCGAAGTGCTGCGCGGGCCGCAAGGTACGCTGTTCGGGCGCAATGTGGTAGGCGGGGCGATCTCGGTCGTCACCAACAATCCGGTGATGAAGGACGACTATTTCGGCGAGGTGACCGCCGGCAATGGCGGCTATCTGCGTACCGAAGGGATGCTCAACACCACACTGGTCGATGACAAGCTGGCCGCGCGCATTTCTTTCAGCACCGAACATTCCGACGGGCTGATCAACACCCCCAACCAGAGCGGCCATTATGGCCAAACCGATGGCTATGCGATGCGCGGCAAATTGCTGTTCAAGCCCAGTGACCGGCTCAAGATCATTCTGGCGGGCGATTATTCCTATACCAGCGGCAATGGCGGCGCGATCCAGCTGGGCATCGGCGGCAATCAGACGATCCCGGCCACTTTCGGCAATTTCACCGATGCCCGCTGGACCAACAATGATTACGCCCGTTCGCCCTATACCCAGCGCCTGCGCGGCGGCTATCTGCGCGGCGATCTCGACCTGCTGGGCGGCACGCTGACGGCGATCACCGGCTATCGCATGAATGACAGCCATGCGATCAACGATGACGTGCCCACCGGCACCGTGACCCCGGTGTTCGACCGCCGTCAGGACGTGCGCAATCGCAGCTTTACCCAGGAATTGCGCTTTGCCTCGGCGCCCAACCGGCTGTCCTATGTGGTGGGTGCCTATTTCCTGTCGGCCGATGTTTCGACCACGAACACGTTCAATTACAGCCCCCTGCCCGGTTCGGCCACAGGCGGCGCGATTCGCCCCAATCCGGGCATCACCAATATTGTGCGCGTGCAAAACGGCGATGTCCGCTCAATCGCGGTGTTTGGCGAGGCGACCTTTAAGGTCACCGAAAAGCTGGCCTTGGTGGCGGGCGGGCGCTTTACCAGTGACCGTAAGAACATCACCTATCACGCCTACAGCAACAGCGACCCCGGCGCGATTGCCGCCTTCGGCTTCCCCGGTGAGGTCAATGCGGCGGGCGGCAAGACATGGGACGCCTTCACCCCGCGCTTTACCGTGAAATATGAGCCGGTGCGCAAGGTGAACCTGTACGCCACGTTTGCGCGCGGGTTCAAATCGGGCGGTTTCGTCGACAATGCCTATCGCAACCCCACCATCCCGCTGGAACCGGAAAAGGCGCGCAATATCGAAATCGGGGCCAAGACCCGGCTGATCGACAACAAGCTGGATTTCAACGTCTCGATTTTTGACCAGAAGACCAACAATCTCCAGAACTTCTCGGGCGCGGGGGGCATTGCCCATACCTATAACGGCACGTTGCAGATGCGCGGGCTGGAAATGGAAAGCGTGTTTCGCCCCACCCCCGCCTTGCGGTTCAGCGCGAATTACACCCATCTGGCGGGGCGATATACCTCGCTGCGCGATCCGCTGGTCAATGTCGATTATTCGGGCAATCCGGCCAAATTCGCGCCGCGTGATGCCTTTACCATCGGCGCCAGCTATGCCTTGGCTCTGCCCAGCGGCGCCACGCTGACCCCGCAGGCCGATTTCAGCTATTCGGCCCGCATTTCCACCGATGACGCCAACACGCTGCGCCTCTATCCCAACCTCTATGACAAAACCGAGGGCAAGACGCTCAACGCCCGCCTGACCTTTGAAGCACCCAGCAAGCGTTGGCAGATCAATGCCTGGGTCAAGAATCTGACCAACAACTACCAGATCGTCAATGCCGATGACATCACCTCCTTCTTGGCGGTGCCGGGTCGGGGCGCAACCTATTGGAAGATCTTTACCAATCAGCCGCGCACATTTGGCCTGACCTTCTCGCTGCACCCCTGA
- a CDS encoding PDR/VanB family oxidoreductase produces the protein MQARIRAIRWEAEGILSFILEPVGGGLMPSFDPGAHIDVQLAPGLTRSYSLANDPANRTHYEIGVHLSPESRGGSRHIHERWRAGDIVEISEPKNNFPLVEDAVHTVLIAGGIGITPMLPMIARLNRLGRSWELHYVAATPSRAAYVDHVAEYDGVTVVFDGVPGGQRLDLQAISANAPVDAHLYCCGPTGMLDAFVAINSDRPQGHVHIEYFSAETVVATEGGYTLELARSGKTIAVEEGETMLDALLTAGIDIGFACGEGVCGTCEVKVLEGLPDHRDHFLTDADKAANRSIMVCCSGSKSSRLVLDI, from the coding sequence ATGCAGGCACGTATTCGGGCCATCCGTTGGGAGGCCGAAGGCATTTTGTCCTTTATTCTGGAGCCGGTCGGCGGCGGGCTGATGCCTTCTTTCGATCCGGGGGCGCATATTGATGTGCAACTGGCGCCGGGGCTGACGCGCAGCTATTCGCTGGCCAATGATCCGGCGAACCGCACGCATTACGAAATCGGGGTGCATCTCTCGCCGGAAAGCCGGGGCGGATCGCGCCACATCCATGAACGCTGGCGCGCGGGCGATATTGTCGAGATTTCCGAGCCGAAGAACAATTTCCCGCTGGTCGAGGATGCCGTTCATACGGTGCTGATCGCCGGGGGCATCGGCATTACGCCGATGCTGCCGATGATCGCGCGGCTCAATCGGCTGGGGCGCAGTTGGGAACTGCATTATGTTGCCGCTACGCCCAGCCGCGCGGCCTATGTCGACCATGTTGCCGAATATGATGGCGTCACCGTCGTCTTTGACGGGGTGCCGGGCGGACAAAGGCTGGATTTGCAGGCGATCAGCGCGAACGCCCCGGTCGATGCCCATCTCTATTGCTGCGGCCCTACCGGGATGCTCGACGCCTTTGTGGCAATCAACAGCGACCGGCCGCAGGGCCATGTCCATATCGAATATTTCAGCGCCGAAACCGTGGTGGCCACCGAAGGCGGCTATACGCTCGAACTGGCCCGCAGCGGCAAGACCATTGCCGTGGAGGAAGGCGAGACGATGCTCGACGCGCTGCTGACGGCGGGGATCGACATTGGCTTTGCCTGCGGTGAGGGCGTTTGCGGCACTTGCGAGGTGAAGGTGCTTGAAGGCCTGCCCGACCACCGCGACCATTTCCTGACCGATGCCGACAAGGCCGCGAACCGTTCGATCATGGTCTGCTGTTCGGGTTCGAAATCGTCCCGGCTGGTGCTGGACATCTGA
- a CDS encoding Rieske 2Fe-2S domain-containing protein produces the protein MQSNDSIDLTRVGPGTVMGAFMRQYWMPACLSSEVTADGDPVRLMILCEKLIAFRDSSGRVGIMDHRCPHRCASLFIGRNEENGIRCVYHGWKFDVDGKCVDMPSVPARMDFKEKVHAKAYKTHEANGLIWVYMGENQASPPPLPEIEATMHPDAEIWCLQRDCNWLQALEGDIDTSHVGFLHVGSISADDLDEDHPMRPTVLNRAPEYEVAQADWGVMYGGYRPNDDGQMSWRVAHYMFPFWTQTPNNRFATRAIARAWVPMDDEHSMLFDITCGVDAGNPAYTSTLKDGTPLFDKISYAPNTTDWYGRWRSTDSEANDWAIDRDSQRNGTQFTGIPNITMQDQAVTESMGPITDHSFENLAPTDQMIARVRRRVLLAARALATKGTVPPGVEDPSVFYRARAGSFLHNPQDTLQQAYEVALTKAVRWPERTEAAE, from the coding sequence ATGCAGTCCAATGACAGTATCGATCTGACGCGGGTGGGACCGGGCACGGTGATGGGCGCGTTCATGCGCCAATACTGGATGCCCGCCTGCCTTTCCTCCGAGGTGACGGCCGATGGCGACCCGGTGCGTCTGATGATCCTGTGCGAAAAACTGATCGCCTTTCGCGACAGTTCGGGCCGGGTGGGGATCATGGATCACCGCTGTCCGCACCGCTGCGCCTCGCTGTTCATCGGCCGCAATGAGGAAAACGGCATCCGCTGCGTCTATCACGGCTGGAAATTCGATGTGGACGGCAAATGCGTCGATATGCCCTCGGTGCCCGCACGGATGGATTTCAAGGAAAAGGTCCATGCCAAGGCGTACAAGACCCATGAAGCCAACGGGCTGATCTGGGTCTATATGGGCGAAAATCAGGCCAGCCCGCCACCCCTGCCCGAAATCGAGGCGACGATGCACCCCGATGCCGAGATCTGGTGCCTGCAGCGCGACTGCAACTGGCTTCAGGCGCTGGAAGGCGACATTGACACCAGCCATGTCGGTTTTCTGCATGTCGGCTCGATCAGCGCGGACGATCTGGACGAGGATCACCCGATGCGCCCGACCGTGCTGAACCGCGCGCCCGAATATGAGGTGGCGCAGGCCGACTGGGGCGTGATGTATGGCGGCTATCGCCCCAATGACGATGGGCAGATGTCGTGGCGCGTGGCCCATTACATGTTCCCCTTCTGGACCCAGACCCCCAACAACCGTTTTGCCACCCGCGCCATCGCCCGCGCATGGGTGCCGATGGATGATGAGCATTCGATGCTGTTTGATATCACCTGCGGAGTGGATGCGGGCAATCCGGCCTATACCTCGACGCTGAAGGACGGCACGCCGCTGTTCGACAAGATCAGCTATGCCCCCAACACCACCGACTGGTACGGCCGCTGGCGCTCGACCGACAGTGAGGCCAATGACTGGGCCATCGACCGCGACAGCCAGCGCAACGGCACCCAGTTCACCGGCATCCCCAACATCACCATGCAGGATCAGGCCGTGACCGAAAGCATGGGGCCGATCACCGATCACAGCTTTGAAAATCTGGCCCCCACCGACCAGATGATCGCCCGCGTGCGCCGCCGCGTACTGCTGGCCGCCCGCGCGCTGGCCACCAAGGGCACCGTGCCGCCGGGGGTGGAGGATCCCTCGGTCTTTTATCGCGCCCGTGCCGGATCCTTCCTGCACAATCCGCAGGATACTCTGCAGCAGGCCTATGAGGTCGCCTTGACCAAGGCGGTGCGCTGGCCCGAAAGGACCGAAGCGGCGGAATAA
- a CDS encoding aromatic ring-hydroxylating dioxygenase subunit alpha, whose protein sequence is MFIRNTWYVAAFAEEIAPGKTLGRRFLNEAVVLFRTEDGQIAALEDRCSHRAMPLSSGHVEGNIIRCCYHGVEFDGRGTCTRIPNQQRIPAAANVRHYPVVEKDHLIWIWMGEAALADPSTIIDSPEHNDPRWSWRPYNFHVKANWQLIIDNIMDLTHVPYIHARTIGGNPEQHYGADTKVEFDGRKVTLLRQMPNSVPPKSYVDAGGFKGRVDRWQEVRFEPARGMNCRVNAGGCDVGTGAYEGRRDNGFMLANNHFITPETETTSHYLWTICTTASRESGVPEVLFDQFFDTITEDEVTLEAQQLRIDDEPERPFVGIASDGAVNQTRRLLSSLQEAEQDRRIPA, encoded by the coding sequence ATGTTCATTCGCAACACATGGTATGTCGCCGCCTTTGCCGAGGAAATCGCGCCGGGCAAGACGCTGGGCCGCCGCTTCCTGAATGAGGCGGTCGTCTTGTTCCGCACCGAAGACGGCCAGATCGCCGCGCTGGAGGACCGATGCAGCCACCGCGCCATGCCGCTGAGCAGCGGGCATGTCGAAGGCAATATCATCCGCTGTTGCTATCACGGGGTCGAATTTGACGGGCGCGGCACCTGCACCCGCATCCCGAATCAACAGCGCATCCCGGCCGCCGCCAATGTCCGCCACTATCCGGTGGTGGAAAAGGATCACCTGATCTGGATCTGGATGGGCGAGGCGGCGCTGGCCGATCCCTCAACGATCATCGATTCCCCCGAACACAATGACCCGCGCTGGAGCTGGCGGCCCTACAACTTCCATGTGAAGGCCAATTGGCAGCTCATCATCGACAACATCATGGACCTGACCCATGTGCCCTATATCCACGCGCGCACCATCGGCGGCAATCCGGAGCAGCACTACGGGGCCGATACCAAGGTGGAGTTCGACGGGCGCAAGGTGACCTTGCTGCGCCAGATGCCCAATTCGGTGCCGCCCAAATCCTATGTCGATGCAGGCGGCTTCAAGGGCCGGGTCGACCGCTGGCAAGAGGTGCGCTTTGAACCGGCGCGCGGGATGAATTGCCGGGTAAACGCCGGGGGCTGCGATGTGGGCACAGGCGCCTATGAAGGCCGCCGCGACAATGGTTTCATGCTGGCCAACAACCATTTCATCACCCCCGAAACCGAAACCACCAGCCATTATCTGTGGACCATCTGCACCACCGCCTCGCGAGAAAGCGGGGTGCCGGAGGTGTTGTTCGACCAGTTCTTCGACACGATCACCGAGGATGAAGTAACGCTGGAGGCTCAGCAATTGCGCATCGACGACGAGCCCGAACGCCCATTTGTCGGGATTGCCAGCGATGGTGCGGTGAACCAGACCCGACGGCTGTTGAGCAGCCTGCAGGAAGCAGAGCAGGATCGCCGCATCCCCGCCTGA